CCGCAAATAAAGACATGCTTCTTGTCGAGCATGAGTCGACGCTCTGTGTGTTTGTAGTAAAGCCTATTGTTGTAAGTGAAGATTAAGCCGCTGACCTCGCCAAACTCCTCGAGGTCGGCCACAGGCGCGTAGAGAATTCCGTGACGTTCTACGTTGTTCTTCACACGTCGCGCGAGCAGTTCGTGATTCCGTCCTGTCACCTCGAGACTCTCGACGAGGTCCCAATACCGGGGGTTGTGCCCTGGTAACGAGGTGCAAAATGGCATGGTTTCGAAGGGGATGCACCCGAATTGGAGCTTCATCCCGGAAAGTCGGTCACAACCATTCCAGTTGTACTGCGCTTTGATGGTTTGATTGTGCATCCGCAGCATGAGATAGCGAAGGATGTTCTGCCCCGATGAGGCTGACTTCACAATGCGTCGTACTTCGTCAAGCACGGGGAATATCTGTAATTTGGTAACAAAATCTGTGCCGGCCGTCCTCCACACAGCGTACTGACTGTCGCTCATGTCAAGCAGGTCGACCAAACTACCAGCACCCTCCGTAAGCCACCCCATTAAGTGTTGGTACTCTACCGAGTTAGTCCGTGTTGAAATTGATTTACCGAGCAAGCGCGCGAAATTGTCGAACTCGCACGGACGGATCGACACCTCCCACTCACGGATGATCGCGACTGGCATTGTATGACCAAGCACTTCAATGGAGTCTCTCTGGAGCATCAACATGGCCGCGTACTTGTCTGTCATATCGACACGCGTGAAGGCGATAAGACGGTCGAATTTGCTCACCTTATTGACGGCGCGGTAGAAGGTAACTTCGTAGTAGATACGCCCGCGAACAAAGAAGGGGCGCGTTTTATGGATGTAGTACCTTTCCCGAGTCCCGCCGTCCGATCGAGATGAGCGAGGCGCATCAATTCTTTCGGCGATCTTCTCGTGGTACTCCCGTAAGGATGGATCGAGATCGATCGGAAAGGCTTCGAGATTCGCTAGCACCGCAATCCCACAGCTATCTTGAAGCAAACTGCGAGTGCGATGAAGGTACTCGTAGTACTTGAGCATCAAACGCTCGGAAGCATCTCCGTCCAGCGTGTAGTGGGATGCACTTTTCTGAATCAGTTTATGAAACCTTCCCAGGAAGTTGAATTTCGCCTTACTTTTGATGAAGGCGAGCCCTGGCTCTATCGCGTCGTAGTTGAACTCGGCGTCGGCGGTTCCCGTGTGAAGGCGGACCGTAATCCCCTCGATTAGGTTCCGAATCAGTGAAAGAACGTTCTGCGAGAGCAATGCTCGCTGGTTGGCGAGCGCTTCGATATTCTGACAAATGGCCTTATCAGCGCTCTGGATCTGTTTGCCGACCGTAGTCATGAACTGCTAAGTTCCGCCTTATTAAAGTAATCATGGACGGTCAGACACATCGAAATCTGACAAACCCGGTGGTACCGATAGAACCCTATGGACCTATTTTTATCACATAAAACCACGGCGTAGAAATTCCCCCGCAGCCAATGACCGGAATTGGGGTACTTGGTGAATTACCGGCTCTCATATCCACTGCCATTGGGGCGGCGAGCCTAAATGGCAGCAGCCAGCCTATGGCTAACGGTGTTTAACTTCGCGGGATCTGCGCCGCAGCCCGCATGTAGCGACGCGGACTATCACCTGATGCGAAGGCTGTCACCTAGGTCTAGGAGAACGCAGGCGATTGAGAAGGTCTGCGAGGTGCGGCGGTGACTTGCCTTGGTTAAAGTACTCGTAAATCAAAGGGTTTGCGGCATAGAAATGGCTCGCCAGTTCGATTCAGGTGTGGACATCGAGCGAACCGTTAAGCTTGAAAAGCTTCCTTGACTTGGGTTTGACGTGCAGCTGGCTCTTGTAGATCAGATTGAAGTCGCTGTCCTTGCGCAGGCTGTGCTCGTCGTCGCTTAGGTACTGAATGGCGCCATCGAAATGGCGGAAGGAGCGTGCGCGAACGTCATACTCGGCATGAAGGTAGCGTGCCGGGTGCCAGTTTTTGCCGCTTTCCTCCAGCAGCACGCTTCCGTGTTTCAGCTCGAGAGCCTGGAACGTGCGGATAGGTCCATCCGTCCATTTAACATCCACGCAGTAGGTATTGGCGTACCAGGACGCGATGCGCTTTGTATCGAGATCTGCCGGCGGACGGAGCTTGGTCGTACCTGAGACAATTCGGACTATGTCCCGGTTGAAGGGCGGACCGTACCAAGTGTCGAGTTCCATGATCAACGGCCCGTCGACATCAATGCGGACTCTGTCCTCATCAAGCGCGATGTACTTGTCCAAACCAGGCTGCTCCAGACGCCAGAAGATGTCAATGAACAATGGCGCCCAATTGTGGAGGGGGTGCATGGCTCGCCTGAAGCAGGGGTGCGCCAAGACGACGAATTCGTCGGCCTGCAAACAACCACCGTCAAACTTGGCAGGCCTCAAGACAGCCTTGAGATCACTCCAGCGGTAGAGTCCGTCGCTGGGATCTGGATTCACGTCCAGCAGCGCGCGCAAAAGCTGCGGATGGCACGCCGTGATGCCCGTGGTGTGGCTGTAGCGAAAGTCCTTGTCTTTCATGCAGATCCCCTTGTTGGCCGCGCGTTGTCGAAAGCGCTCAATGAGTCCCGCCGCTGCTTGAAGTTCGCGTGTCTCCGTTTCGCGTAGCGATTGCCGATATCTAGATTGCATATCAGCTTCTTCCTGCGGCGTCATGGATTTTCTCCAGGGCGATTGGACTCGGAATTCCGGTCATATCTCGGCCAGACAGCACGGTCTGGTGTTAGATTGGTGGCAGGCTGTTCTCGCGCGCCAATCACTACATGGTAACGGCGGTTAGGTGTCCAGGTGCGGTACGTCTGTTCGGTGTTCGCTGCAGATCTGGACGTCGCCTCACCAAGCCAATATCTTTGGCAAGTTCAGCCAAACACTGACCGGGGGGCCACATTCGTCTAACTTGCTCTCCACCGAAAAACTGGTGGTGGCTAAAGAGGGATCTTGCCGCTTGCGAGGAGCGCAATCCGGATCGCTGCGTTTTGTACCTACGTAATTCCCAACCTACCCAGCCCTAACCAGCCCCGAAGTTCTAGCGAGTGACCGCTCTCGCTTCAGCGGTCGTTCAGCAGCAAGAACTGAAGGGCAGCATCCAGCCTGAACTAGACATTTTCGTACGCGCCACCACAACTAACCCTCGGCTTGTCAAGTCAGCATCGTTTGCGCTGTCCTCTTGGCCAACTTGCGTCGCGGACCTGGCTGTGAAGCAAAGCGCTTACAAAAAAAAAGAAAGGCCCGGCCTCCTGAAGAAGCCAGGCCAACTGCCTGAAGCAGCCGCGCCAGAGAGCGCAGGGGGAGGAGGGCGCATCGCTCAACGCACGAGCGACCTCGCTCTTACCCCCGCGCAACCTACCCCGCCTCCCAAGCACTCCTGAACGTAACCACCGAGTTCGGCTCCACCGACGTCCCCGGTGCCGGCTGAATGCGATAAGCACACCCCCAGCCCGCAAAGTCCCCGTCGTCCGGCCCATGGACAGAAACCTTTCGCGGCACCAGCCCCACCGCCTGAAGCTTCTGGCCATACTCATAGTCACAGCCCTGCGGCGCAGGCACCACAACGTCCCCCACCGCCTGTCCGTCCCCCGCCGACGCCTTTGACTCCGGCCGCACGTCCAGGCCAGCCGCAGGCCCTCGGCCCTTGCTCAGAGCGTTGCGCCGCGCCACCTGGCAGGTCGGCGACAACAGCCAGGACTTGGCCAACGCACCATTGAGGCGTCCCGTACCCAGCCCCAGCTCCTGCCGGGCCTGATTCATGGCCAGCATCTGGTATAGCCAGATCCGGTTGGAAGAAAACCGCAGATAGCGGGCAATGCTCAGATCGCCGCTGGCCCCCTGCAACTCATCGCCATACTGCTCGAAAGCCCGGTCCAGGGCCGACCGGTGCAGCAGCCGCGCCTCCTGGCCCCAGCCCTCATCTGCGCCCGAGCCGGGGAACACATGTTCCAGCGCCACCACGCACCGGGCGGCCTGGGTGATCTCATCGGACAGGAAAAGCCGTTGCAGACGCCACTCCTGCAGCTTGGGCCACAACTCAGGAACCACGCCAAACGCAAGCGCCAGCAGAATCACCAAGATCTTCATCATGATGAAATCAGCCCAGAAGCATGAGCACGAAACAGGCGATCCAGACAATGAAATACGCCAGATTCTGCTTGGTGGCTTTCGAGCGCTGGTACAGATACACCGGCACCAGCCAGGTCCAGCCCTTGAACTTGTCCGTGTTGTGCCCCGCCGCCACCAGGCGCTTCTCATCGAAATAGGCCAGCGCGATATTCAAGCCCACCGTCACGAACCAGTACTTGTTGCTGTCCATGGCACTCTGGGCGGCATACTGATTGCCCCGGTGCACAATCCCCGCAACCACGTACTCCAGCACCGCCCCGATCAGCGGCGCGAACGCCAGCACCCAGACCACCGTGTTGTCAATATGCTCGCCCGACAGCGGCGGCGGAGTGCTGTCATCGAAATGAACCCGCAACGCCGTGTCCTCGACCCTGGACCAGTCGGGAGATCCCTGCTTCCAGACCGACGAGCCCTTGGACAGGACCGAGGTCTTGATCAGCTGAACGATCCCGGCCTCGGAGACCGGCCCCTTTCTCTGGCCGTTT
The sequence above is a segment of the Variovorax terrae genome. Coding sequences within it:
- a CDS encoding DUF4339 domain-containing protein, which translates into the protein MQEHIEDTQASPEDTWFYEENGQRKGPVSEAGIVQLIKTSVLSKGSSVWKQGSPDWSRVEDTALRVHFDDSTPPPLSGEHIDNTVVWVLAFAPLIGAVLEYVVAGIVHRGNQYAAQSAMDSNKYWFVTVGLNIALAYFDEKRLVAAGHNTDKFKGWTWLVPVYLYQRSKATKQNLAYFIVWIACFVLMLLG
- a CDS encoding ATP-dependent DNA helicase — its product is MTTVGKQIQSADKAICQNIEALANQRALLSQNVLSLIRNLIEGITVRLHTGTADAEFNYDAIEPGLAFIKSKAKFNFLGRFHKLIQKSASHYTLDGDASERLMLKYYEYLHRTRSLLQDSCGIAVLANLEAFPIDLDPSLREYHEKIAERIDAPRSSRSDGGTRERYYIHKTRPFFVRGRIYYEVTFYRAVNKVSKFDRLIAFTRVDMTDKYAAMLMLQRDSIEVLGHTMPVAIIREWEVSIRPCEFDNFARLLGKSISTRTNSVEYQHLMGWLTEGAGSLVDLLDMSDSQYAVWRTAGTDFVTKLQIFPVLDEVRRIVKSASSGQNILRYLMLRMHNQTIKAQYNWNGCDRLSGMKLQFGCIPFETMPFCTSLPGHNPRYWDLVESLEVTGRNHELLARRVKNNVERHGILYAPVADLEEFGEVSGLIFTYNNRLYYKHTERRLMLDKKHVFICGYENETVSIVEKLQTYALSRIDGYTQAVERWLSEARRGIDDPAKENALKQLFSQSRVALIYGAAGTGKSTMVDHIAHYFNDKQKLFLAHTNPAIDNLKRKVTAQNSDFRTISSQISRKTSSLEFDLLVIDECSTVSNADLIKVLEKTSFKLLVLVGDVYQIESIQFGNWFGIIRSFIPSASVFELTTPFRTKNNSLLRFWDKVRAIEDDIAEVMAHNGYSTVLDKTLFEAQGQDEIILCLNYDGLYGINNVNRFLQSGNPGAATIWRVSTYKIGDPVLFNETERFRPVIYNNLKGRIVGIDHARGRIQFDIELDRPLSEFDVDSDELEWMGGSTVRFSVYESDASDEDDDSLNITVPFQVAYAVSIHKAQGLEYDSVKIVVTDANEDDITHSIFYTAITRARERLQIFWTPETQQRVLKKLTRGSDSKDVTLLASRRSLTPVGG